ACCACCAAGAATCGCAGTGGGAAGCAAAGCCTCGGAGGCGGGCAAGTCATTGCCTCGGAATCGCTACTTCTCCCTCTCATTCTGTAGACGGCAATttcactccctcctcctcctcccttaactgcttcctttcctctttttctccacagCTATTGCCCAgttcaaaaatgttaaaaatcaaaTCGAACTCAGCATTCCCTAGTCCAACCTTGCTACCCAATGCCCCAGCCTGGACCTTGACGCCCACCACACGAGTCCCAGATGCCGCCACAGACCGCGCCCCCTGCAGGCAAGAAGCGGTATCTTGCCCTTTTAGCATTTCAAAAGGCCTCTGCCTGGGTATAACAGTTACGCAAATTTCTGGGCGCATGAATAATTCCAGTTTCTCCtgaaacacttttaaaatgtagaaagcTACATAGAGGAAACTGATCTGGACATATGATCCCTCTCAAAACTGTGAAAGCAGCAGGTGGGAGGGTGAGTGGAGGCAAACTGCTGAACGTCTGTCTGTGGGCTGATAACTGAATTGAATCGTTGCTGCTCCTCTCTTTGTCGTTTCCTCATGATATAATTCCTGGGGTTGTGAAGATTCACTGTGAAGTCTTTAACCAAAATGGGacacaaaataaacattaaatgttagctgtttttatttttcattagtaaCTAGATTCACCATCAAGAAGCTTTTCTTCCACTAAAAGTCACAGTTCTTCAGAATCAGCTGTCTAACTTCTCTTCAGGCTCTGGCTGGGATGGTATTAATAACAATGAGACCAACAGCCGGATGAATGAGCCATTCCTAACACTTTACCTATTAACTCATATAATCCTACAAAGATCTGTGAGAGAAGTCCTGCTGTTATTTCTTATTATGAGAAAAGGATACTTTGGAGCAGAAAGAGGTCCCCTCTCTGGCAGAGAGCCAGGATTTTGAGCCAGTCAACAACAATGGCTTCCAACTTACTCCCTTAATCATGTATCATGAAAGAGaagccttgagaaagaagatacATTTATGGTCTGTAGGATAATTTGACTGAATTTGATAACTGTTTTTCAAAAGCTCTTTCTCGAGAGTAATTAGCTAGTAAACTCCAAATTAGAGAAGTCATTTAATTAAAATGCATGTGGTGAAGCATTGCAAATTATCTAATCTGAATACATGTGAATGAAAATGTCTTGATTGTATGTATACCTCTTAATCATGCTTTTTATGTATCTATGATTTTTTCTGAGAATCAATAGTGATTTCctaatatatatatggaatatatacatatatatatacacatgcacacatacaaacacctctatattttagaaaatcagaTTCACGCCACAACTGAAATAAGTATCATAACCAAGCAGGTAAACTCATTTAACTTTAcaattacacatatatttataataagaTTTGTGTTATAAGCTGCTCAGCAGCACAATGTTTTTTATCAATTCATGGACTTTACTTGCTGATAGATTTTATTTGGTCTTTGCAAACCAAATCCTCTTTATCTTTCTTAGTTGAGTAACCTGAGAAATTGTTTGGAATAAGTTTGCCCATAGAAAGTCTCTTCATTAAATAGAGCAAATATTTCCCAAAGACTTCATGTGACCTCCACTGCTACAACTGACATGGTAGGCTTCCCAATGAATCCTTGGTGTGTttgcaattaaaatgtttttatttgataTTAATGATGGTAATCTTGACTAAGGCCAAAGCCAAAACAAACAGGGCTGTGGAAACAGAAAATCAAGATGTTAATAACTCGGTAAAGATAAGCAATTTGAGATTTAAACTGAGCCTCATTTCAGAGgttattaagtataaaataacAAGTGATTTTTCTCTTATATGTTACCGAAGAAATAATCTGTAGAACATCAAATGTTAGCTTTCTTAAACTAACTTTAATCATCACACCTGGATCATTGAATTTCAAGCCTGAACATAGTGGAAATACCCTTTGTCTAAaggactctcttttttttttttttcagactctttcataTGATTTGGGGGTGGAGGTATGATGCTAAAAATCAGTGATCCcaactcctcttgagattggtAGAGAAGTCTTGGGTTGCTATAGTGACCTTCACCCTTATTAAGATATTTAAATTCAAAGTTAGAATTTACCCATCTGTGCTTTTCTCTTAGTAATATTTTGTCCCTTTTATTCATCTCGAAACTTTCCTCCTACAACACCTtatctggaaaaaatattttaaaaaattttagtttaaaCTTTGACTGTCTCATCTCCAAATCTAATGCATTTGTAAATTAGTGATAACATGGTATTTCCTTAAAGAGCTAAGCCATCAAGGCATTTCTCCAACAGACTCCTCCAGCCACTCCCTTAGAGTCAGCAGTATTACAAAAGATGACCCTCCTTCGTAGAGGTTTCATTCTGAAAAAGCAATTTTTTGCAAGCCTAGTTCACAATCAGCCTGTGAGATGGAATGCCTATGCCATGTGCTGGAACAAAGACAATGCTGCAAGGACTGCCTACTTTCTCTACTCTCAAGGCTGCTTAAAGTCCTTACTTAGGCCTTTGATCTCTCCTGGGAGTCTTCGAACTAGGCAGAGGCCGATGTCTTCTTCAGCTGTCTTCTCCACAAATTCTTCCAGCAGCTTTGGCAGGTACTAATGTGTTTACTTAGGTGTGCCTGGTTCCCGGAACTAATAGTGGTTTGAAATTGTTCGGCACATTGTTATGTCAAATATAATAAGCAAAATTTCAAGAACAACTTCCATAATCCAGGAGTTGGTAAGGGTCTCAGATAGGGGCAGAAGTGAGTTGAAATGGACTTATCTTCCtatgtatatttaatttctcCTGCTGAGAGAAACACGGAGAATTTTCAATCATGCAGAATTCCTAGGGTGGGCAACTTTTACTAGAAAAGGAAGCTCTGAGCATCATTTTGCTGGTGTGGTCTGTCCATCAACACTAGGATTGTTGCCATAATGCTCAAACTAAAATaggctctcaaaaaaaaaaaaaaaagttgatgatTACTTAAAGGTCTTTGCAATTAAAACCTGCTCGTAAGTCTAAACTGTAAGAAAAttaagtatgtgtttattttgctTCAGAATgtaaaataacacaaaaatttaaaaaccattatATCTGCTTCATCAGAATCTTGGTGAGCATTTATTTATATGACCCAGCTGGGCTGACTTTTCCTCTCATCTTCTGCCTACTGTGATATTTTCCTAGCAGAGTCAGTGGTGGAACATGGAAGACATCCACGTGAAGAAATAGGGTAAAACAGattgtattttcattcttttctatgagaAGCAAAAGCCAATATGGTCTGATTTTGAGAAGAGGCCACCCTCTTCTCTTGAGTAGAAGAGCAATGGTTAAAAAGTCAATTTTAACGTTTTCTTTTATACTTCTCTGTTCAATtttcccccaccaaaaaaaaaaaaaaaaaaagcctgtttttGTCTTACTCAGTTTCCCATTTTCCCCTCCCATGGTCTCTCCTGGGAAAAGAACAGGGGAGTTATCTCctgatttggggggggggggggggcggggcaggcgTCTCTGAATGCGTTGGCTTCCTGCCTTCTTTGTAGCCTGCTTCCCATTTTTTGATCTCTTTCTCCTCTAGCCCCTGACAGAGGTCTCAAAGTTTTGTCTTGGTTTTTAACTTTGGTGCTCTGAGATCCTCTTTTCAGCGCTTAGGTCCCAAGGGTCCTCAACCCTGGACCCTGTTCCCCCCGCCCGCAGCAAGTTCCATTAAGCCGCCGGGCGCTTGTGTTTTCTCGGCTTCTTTAGTTCCACTGGCCCGCGGCACTCTGGTAAATTTGTTTTGAGATCACCTTACCAAAGACAGCCTTAACCTCTGGTTCCTGACAGGGCCTCCTGAGTGACAGCGTCTTCTCAGGCCGGGAGCCGAGGGAAAGCTCCCCGGACCTGCGTTTGCGAGCGTCTGCTCTGGAGCGCTAACAGCGCGCACGGAGCCCGgactgattggagaaggaaacgaatGGAATTCACCTCTAGGAGCTCAAGCCCTCCCGAAGCGATGCCTAGtttccaattctgtgtgacctggggcaaatgACTTACTTCCCGAGCTTGGCTACCTTCTTTTAATAATGGGTCCAGTTACAGTTGCCACAGAATTGTTGGAAGTCATAACTGAGGGCATACATAGCAAGTGTTGGGAACAGTGCTTCCCAAGAGAAAACTCTTGATAATTGTTTGCTTACAAATATCCTTTGCTTAACAACTTTGGGGACAAAGCACGTTAGGTGCCTTGTGGAAAGAAATCGAGAAAGACAAGCCAGAAGCATAACTTCTATCTTCCACTGAAACTTGAAGGAGCAAATTTATGTGTGTCCAAATCTTCAGTTTGCACACAGGTCTGTATTAGCTTTGGCCAGTGTGTGACAGTGGTCAAAGAAAGTGCTACTATCGCTGTTGACCAGAGCCTGTGGTGCCTGGCTGAGAATTTCTGGATGAGAATATCTACCCACTACTGTGCTTCTGAGGTCACAACATGCACACTTTGGAATGTTTCCACTCCCCTGGATGGGTCCTTTAGGAACTCAGTTCTTTTACCTGGTGTAGCCCTGGGTACCTATTCATTTCAAAGGCATCTACTTGTTAACAGTTCTAAAAATAAGGGGCAGATGACTTCCCACTGCCCAATTAAGCTGTCCATTGGTATGAAAAGGAGCCAGATTTTCAAGGGgtggggtggtgatggtggtggtagaggTTGTGTCTTTGTTTTGGAGATGACAGAACTTGGGAAAGGGGACAGCGGCAGGCACGTTTGTAGCAAACTTCGGTGACTGACATTCTCCTACCCCTGATTTTTGGGGGCCTTCACTTTGGAGAGCAGATTTCACCTTGAGAAAGTTAATACTTCTTTGGCCCCTGAATATGGGGAAATCTGCCTTCCAGGGTTGCTTTTgggaaataattttagaaaaatgtaatAGAAAAGAAGGCCTCCTCAGCCCCTGTTAATTCGGAGTCACAGTTTACTGGACTGTGACCCAAGATCAAGGTGCGAACTCGCTTCTTTTAATGAGTCCAGAAGCCTGGTCCAAAACCTCAGAATATTCAAGTCTGTTTGTGAGACCCTGGAGTAATAGTTTTTTCCCATATATAAAAACTATCCTCTCCCCAACCCCTACAGCAAGTGATTTTGATAGCGAGTTAAGTCAGGGTGGAGGAGGGTTGACAAAAGCTGATTAATGGTTCACTGTCACTTAAATGGAAGCCCTCCCCTCCCGCCTCTTAGCCACGAAGTTTCAAAGACCCTGCTGTGATTGCTTTTCTGTAAGGCTTTTGTCGCCAAAGTGTGTGAAGTTACTCCGGTCGAAGGAGTTGGAAATTTTACACGAGCCAAGAAAGATTGCCCTGCCGGCAGCTGGGACGCATCTGTAACGGTGTTAGTTTGCCTGAAAGCAGAAAATTAGCGACCCCGAAGCCCAGCTTGGCTGTTTAGACTGTGGAAATGACAGGGCGGGGcagaaagagggagaagggagatgaGCCCCTGGGAAGGAGTTCATCTCTAAAACCTGGTTTCTTAGAACACAAATCTTAGAGACGCAGTCAGGGTGGATCTTCCGCCTGCGCAGGTCTATCACAGGAGGAGGCGCTCAACAAACAGGCGCAGAAGCGGGAAAGAGAGAAAGCCAGGTGTGTTCCTGGTCAcctggccctcctgtgcccacgccCTTCAGATGAGCAGAGAGAAAACTCAGAGCGAGCTGTTTTTGGAGAAAAGGAACCTCCCAGGTTACCCCTCAATAACACAAAGCCTACATACTGGCAATCTGATgagaaacaaaacatttaaaaaaaaaaatctagagccACTTCATTATTAAAAGTGCCACTTGAAGTTTTTAGCAGCTGTTATTTGGCCTACTGGCTGAAAAAATTCCTGATACAACTAAAGTTCACGAAAAAGAGAACTACCTGAAAATAAAGTTGATCCTTCACGTCTCAGATTGGGAAGGCGGGTCCGCTTTTGGTGTCAACTGAAATGGGGAGCTCTATTTAccgattttctttttaaaagtgagaGCAATTGTACGAAGTTGGATTTCCTTCGTTCCTTTTGTCTGTGAGACCCTCTAAGTGTCCCTTGGTTTAGGTAATCTAAAGAGTGCAAGTAAGCGGATTGGGGAGCCATCACCTCCGCCCCAGCAGAAACGCAGTAAAACCATTAGCGTCAAAAGGGGCAGTAAACAGCAAACTGTCTCTAGAGAAAAGCCGGAGGTTTGCCCAGACAGCCCTGGCGGGGGTTGCGGTGGGATATGCTAATAGTGCGGGGCCACAGCGGCCGGCCTCCCTCCCccaagaatatataaagagccccagccccagctcggCAGACCCGGGCCGCCAGGCGTCTGCCCTTGTTAATTACCAGAGACACGGACCAGGGAGCTCGGCCCGGGATTTCCCGGCCCTCAGCGGCGCCAGGCTCCGGTTTCTCCCCTATCTATCTCGCTGCTGTCCAGGCCCACCCCCTGCCTCTCTGCAGACGATGGACATGATGGACGGCTGCCAGTTCTCGCCCTCTGAGTACTTCTACGACGGCTCCTGCATCCCATCCCCCGAGGGCGAGTTCGGGGACGAGTTTGAGCCGCGAGTGGCTGCTTTCGGGGCTCACAAGGCAGACCTGCAAGGCTCAGACGAGGACGAGCACGTGCGAGCACCCACGGGCCACCACCAGGCCGGCCACTGCCTCATGTGGGCCTGCAAAGCATGCAAGAGGAAGTCCACCACCATGGATCGGCGGAAGGCGGCCACCATGCGCGAGCGGAGACGCCTGAAGAAGGTCAACCAGGCTTTCGACACGCTCAAGCGGTGCACCACGACCAACCCTAACCAGAGGCTGCCCAAGGTGGAGATCCTCAGGAATGCCATCCGCTACATTGAGAGCCTGCAGGAGCTGCTAAGGGAACAGGTGGAGAactactatagcctgccagggcaGAACTGTTCTGAGCCCACCAGCCCCACCTCAAGTTGCTCTGATGGCATGGTAAGAGATGGCTCTGTACCTGCTAGGGCTTTCCCAACTTTTACAAAAATCCTTACATCTCATTTAGACCACTGGTGGATAGTTGGGtattggggggtggggcggggcccaCCACATTTAGAAGAGAAGAGAGATGCCACATTTGGACCGATGCCAGCACACAGACAGCTGTTGAACAGAAttttgtcttgacttcctacctacTCTAGGTGCACACTGAAGGAGCAGGTTGTCACTTGAGATAGCTGGCTGTGAGTGATCAGTCAGATGTTTCCTCCATTACTCAGTTTATTTCCAGtatattgccttctccaatatactaCCAGTGGACCTTGACATACACTAACATCTAAAGGCAACTGTCTGAGGCCTCCACTGCCCCACGGTTTGTAACtgaagggagaaacagaaagaaatgccTGCATGGCCCCAGCCCCTACTCTGCTGATGCCTGGCTGAAAGTTGTCATGCATTCTTTTCAGAGGGCGTTTGCTCCAGCGCTGCCAGGTTTTAATGTGTTTCTGCCTTGGGAAAGTGTTCTCTCTCTGAATTAGTGTGGCTTCCTTTTACTCCAATCCATTTTGCATGGTTAACCCAGTGTACACTGCTGCTGAATTCCACCCTCTTCTTTCTGctgcctctctcctcttctccaagCGCAGAGATTGACCTCAGTGCCCTTGCGATTGGTGAGGCTAGCCCTTCCTAAATCAAGGCAATAAAGGTGATTGAGAGTGGTCAGTTTATGGAGCTGGTGGGCAAGCACTGCCTCACCTGAGATCAGAGCACCTTTTGCCAAGACCTGAAAACAAACgcctttttctgtgtcttttattATAGCCTGAATGTAACAGCCCTATCTGGTCCAGAAAGAGCAGCAGTTTTGACAGCGTCTACTGTCCTGATGTACCAAATGGTAAGAACCAATGACTTCAGAGGAGTTTAAAGACCAGTCCAACTTCAGAATTTAGCCTATCAAAGTAGAGTCTGTTCTTCCATGCAGTACTGGGAAGAGAACAGAATGGTGTTTATGGGGGTTTTGGCAGGGCAAAATAAACGCATATCTTCTGCTCAAAATCCTCCTAACAGATACAtccatgcacatacacacagacgTGAGCTTTTGCTTGAAATATTACCCAGGTGCTTCTCCACTCCCCAACTTCATCCCCATGAATTGCTAGATATTTGTTGCAAATTTCTACCAGGCTTTCTGTGACCACCTGACCTTTGGGTTTCGAAGGAGCTGACCTGCAGTTTAAGCGGCAGCAtaagcaaggatttttttttttttaatggttttctcCTTGTGTCCTTAGTATATGCCACGGATAAAACCTCCTTATCCAGCTTGGATTGCTTATCCAGCATAGTGGATCGGATCACCAACTCAGAGCAACCTGGATTGCCTCTCCAGGatccagcctctctctccccagttGCCAGCACCGATTCTCAGCCTGCAACTCCAGGGGCCTCTAGTTCCAGGCTCATTTATCATGTGCTATGAACTAAAAGTCTAGATCAGTTCTGTCAGAAGGCCTATTACACAGGAGGAAGGAGGCACCAAAAATCCAAAAGCAAGACAACCTGTATATAAACATTGCTGTTCTGTTGTAAATTTGTAAATATTATCTTGCCACTTTATAAGAAAGTGTATTTAAAAAGTCACTATTGCAattaatactttctttttttcttcttttccttcatctttgCTTTAGATATATAGTTCCAATGATATTATTTCTTATAGGGGCCGTTCATCAAAGGTAGTTTGTTGCAATGCTtaacttatatatttttataaatattgctTATCAAAATATTACCTCTGATGTttagtgctttattttttttctttaaaacattagAATAGATGTAAATCAGTTATAGGggagttttaaatatatttaactgttttgctttttctctttaatcCTTTGATTTATattgtgttaaataaaatataacaatactGCCTAATggtatatattttaacatttgcttataagaaatacatttttaatctaGGCACAAAATAGTACTTTGTGGATGATTTCAAGATATAAGAGATTTTTGGAAACTCCaccataaataaaattgtttaagtGAAGAAATATTTGGGTTTATGACTTTGTTAAAAGAACCCCCTAGTGGAATTGGCAGTCATTGATATGATGCCTAAAGGTGGGGCTGAAACAGTCGGTTTTGTAGATAAATCTGAATAGCATCGCACGGACTCAGTTTTAGGTCCTGTTGGTATCACAGATGAAAATATCACATTTCTACTTCAAGCATATTTCAAAGGTGCCTGCTaactaacatttttcttttatcttaatGTTGTACCATATGACATAAAGTTGTGTGTATCTGGAGCAAAGGTAGAAGGTATTCGggacaaaaacagatttttaaacaaaaagagtGTACAACATTACATCATTATAGTATCCATAGTACATTAGGAATCATGAGTTAAGGTGATGTATATCTATTTTCCTGAAAACATCTTGATACATTAGTATATTAATAttgtcaataaaatatttaaaggtatTGAGCTGTTTTTCCCTATCACTAAAGTGCTGGCAGAAGAAAATTTACACAATGTATAGTAAAGTGAAGCAGACTCTAATTACCTTCTTCCTTTTCAcagacttttttgttttattaatcatATTTTATGATTCTGTGTTGTGTGTGCATGGTGGACATGTACCGTTTTGTTCATCACTTAAAAATCTCCTTTAGAAATGAATTGAGATGAAAATACAGCAATTTAGTGGAAAATTAGGTAGTCAATCATTGGAATAATTCTCACAACGTCATTACCTTTGAGAGAGATGAAAAGGAAATATCACTGAAGCATCTGAGTTGGCTGTTCATAGAGAGCAGATAAAGAGAATTGTCTTCTCTAATCGGTTCAAAATTTCTAAGGGTTTGCAGTTACATGTATCCATCAGCCAAAGCGTATGAGCCCTGCTGGAGTTTGGCAGTTGAACTGTTCTCTGGAAGGTTTGCCCTTATTTTGGATATGATTTTTCTCCTGCTTGTCCAGTCACCAGAGTTAAAAGAATAGACATTATTCcataaagaaaaggagagaagacaggATGGGTTCAAAAAATACTGTAGCTACTGTCACTCTGTTAGCAGCATGCCCTGATACGGATGCTGACTTTTAGCACACAGGTAAGTCTTTCTTTATCCATGATTTGATAGTGTGAGGATTTGAAGTGGAGAGAATTCAAGAGGGCATTATAAAGGTTCACATATAATTTCAATTTCAGTTTGAGTGATTCACTTTTGTTAGACAGTGTCTCTTACTTCTATGAAGAAATTGGAAGTTTGTTGTTCCTAGTAGAGCTGGAAAAAAAGGAACTATctaaagactcttttttttttttaagttcaattttaaaatacatgaccATATtctgttgcatttttaaaaagttagcagAGAATCTATGTAATTTTTAATTCAagtgaataaaaattaattttactacCAAACCCCAGTTGCTtgcaaatgtattttatattctcaGTTAATATAATAATGCCTCAAAGTATTTAGTTTTTCAGTGCTCTGGATTCAATACAGATGGTGATCAATGTATG
This region of Ovis canadensis isolate MfBH-ARS-UI-01 breed Bighorn chromosome 3, ARS-UI_OviCan_v2, whole genome shotgun sequence genomic DNA includes:
- the MYF5 gene encoding myogenic factor 5, coding for MDMMDGCQFSPSEYFYDGSCIPSPEGEFGDEFEPRVAAFGAHKADLQGSDEDEHVRAPTGHHQAGHCLMWACKACKRKSTTMDRRKAATMRERRRLKKVNQAFDTLKRCTTTNPNQRLPKVEILRNAIRYIESLQELLREQVENYYSLPGQNCSEPTSPTSSCSDGMPECNSPIWSRKSSSFDSVYCPDVPNVYATDKTSLSSLDCLSSIVDRITNSEQPGLPLQDPASLSPVASTDSQPATPGASSSRLIYHVL